One genomic window of Micromonospora sp. WMMD1128 includes the following:
- a CDS encoding cystathionine gamma-lyase gives MSADWGDGTRSVHAGLPEPAPGRPFLPGPVFAAPYHLDPWRGPAAAPDGYGRPDNPTRRLLEAAIGELEGGDCRVFASGQAAITGLLLTVLRPGDTVLLPADGYFPVRAFATDTLERVGVRVGFVPTAGPYPSFDGVRLVLLETPANPGLDVADVPALATAAHAAGALLAVDNTTATPLGQRPLDLGADVVVASGTKALTGHSDLLLGYVATREVALRDAVTAWRTTTGGVPGAFDCWLAHRSLATVDLRLARQSANAEALAGLLAGRPDVTGLRWPGRPADPAYPVASAQMRRMPGVLSFDLGDADRVARFLDASRLVAAATSFGGLHTTADRRAQWGDDTPPGFVRLSCGIEDSVDLVADVAAALDAATG, from the coding sequence GTGAGTGCCGACTGGGGAGACGGCACCCGCAGCGTGCACGCCGGGCTGCCCGAGCCCGCGCCCGGCCGGCCGTTCCTGCCCGGCCCGGTCTTCGCCGCGCCCTACCACCTGGACCCGTGGCGCGGGCCGGCGGCGGCCCCCGACGGGTACGGGCGGCCGGACAACCCGACCCGCCGGCTCCTGGAGGCGGCGATCGGCGAGTTGGAGGGCGGCGACTGCCGGGTCTTCGCCAGCGGCCAGGCGGCCATCACCGGGCTGCTGCTGACCGTGCTGCGCCCCGGTGACACCGTGTTGCTCCCCGCCGACGGCTACTTCCCGGTGCGGGCGTTCGCCACCGACACGCTGGAGCGCGTCGGGGTGCGCGTCGGCTTCGTGCCGACCGCCGGGCCGTACCCGTCGTTCGACGGCGTCCGGCTGGTGTTGCTGGAGACGCCGGCGAACCCCGGGCTCGACGTCGCCGACGTGCCGGCGCTGGCCACCGCGGCACACGCCGCGGGCGCGCTGCTGGCGGTCGACAACACCACCGCGACGCCGCTCGGCCAGCGTCCGCTGGACCTCGGCGCGGACGTGGTGGTCGCGTCCGGCACGAAGGCGCTCACCGGCCACTCCGACCTGCTGCTCGGCTACGTGGCGACGCGCGAGGTCGCGCTGCGCGACGCGGTGACCGCCTGGCGGACCACCACCGGCGGGGTGCCCGGCGCGTTCGACTGCTGGCTGGCCCACCGGTCGCTGGCCACCGTCGACCTGCGGCTGGCCCGGCAGAGCGCCAACGCCGAGGCCCTGGCCGGGTTGCTCGCCGGCCGACCGGACGTCACCGGCCTGCGCTGGCCGGGGCGGCCGGCGGACCCGGCGTACCCGGTGGCGTCGGCGCAGATGCGGCGGATGCCCGGCGTGCTCTCCTTCGACCTGGGCGACGCCGACCGGGTGGCCCGCTTCCTCGACGCGTCCCGCCTGGTGGCCGCCGCCACCTCCTTCGGCGGGCTGCACACCACGGCCGACCGGCGGGCCCAGTGGGGCGACGACACCCCGCCCGGTTTCGTGCGGCTCTCCTGCGGCATCGAGGACAGCGTCGACCTGGTCGCCGACGTGGCCGCGGCGCTCGACGCCGCCACGGGCTGA
- a CDS encoding lysophospholipid acyltransferase family protein: MAPRRLGFWQRFAVVLVKPVLTVWTRRTWRGMEHLRRDGGIIIVPNHISHADPLVSAHFIHDAGRWPQFLGKASVFRVPVVGWILHRCKQIPVERGSVEAVKSLDKLIAALDEGGAVVIYPEGTTTREPDLWPMKGKTGAARLALATGAPVIPVAMVGPERMFDPRTARIGLRPRTPVTVVAGPPVDLGRWAGATPTRAILEEMTDTIMLRIRDLVAEIRGGTPPPLWQRPARTGTPEVAE; this comes from the coding sequence GTGGCACCGCGGAGGCTGGGATTCTGGCAACGGTTCGCCGTGGTGCTGGTGAAGCCGGTGTTGACCGTCTGGACCCGGCGCACCTGGCGGGGCATGGAGCACCTGCGGCGCGACGGCGGCATCATCATCGTGCCCAACCACATCTCGCACGCCGACCCGCTGGTCTCCGCGCACTTCATCCACGACGCCGGGCGCTGGCCGCAGTTCCTCGGCAAGGCAAGCGTGTTCCGGGTGCCGGTGGTCGGCTGGATCCTGCACCGGTGCAAGCAGATCCCGGTCGAGCGGGGCAGCGTCGAGGCGGTCAAGTCGCTGGACAAGCTGATCGCCGCGCTGGACGAGGGAGGCGCCGTGGTGATCTACCCGGAGGGCACCACCACCCGGGAGCCGGACCTGTGGCCGATGAAGGGCAAGACCGGCGCGGCCCGGCTGGCGCTGGCCACCGGCGCCCCGGTGATCCCGGTGGCCATGGTCGGACCGGAGCGGATGTTCGACCCCCGCACGGCCCGGATCGGGCTGCGCCCGCGTACCCCGGTGACGGTGGTCGCCGGGCCGCCTGTCGACCTGGGCCGGTGGGCCGGCGCCACGCCGACCCGGGCGATCCTGGAGGAGATGACGGACACCATCATGCTGCGGATCCGGGATCTGGTCGCGGAGATCCGCGGCGGCACACCACCGCCGCTCTGGCAGCGGCCGGCCCGCACCGGCACGCCGGAGGTCGCCGAATGA
- a CDS encoding cold-shock protein yields MQGTVATFDASTRSGVLLLDDGTELAFPARAFDASGLRLLRLGQRVRVERDAAGEIIRVTLPTMA; encoded by the coding sequence ATGCAGGGCACGGTGGCCACCTTCGACGCGTCGACCCGCAGCGGGGTGCTGCTGCTCGACGACGGGACCGAGCTGGCCTTCCCGGCCCGCGCCTTCGACGCCTCCGGGCTGCGCCTGCTGCGGCTCGGGCAGCGGGTGCGGGTGGAGCGGGACGCCGCCGGCGAGATCATCCGGGTGACCCTGCCGACAATGGCCTGA
- a CDS encoding RNA degradosome polyphosphate kinase, with amino-acid sequence MSTPREPADPPPPLLDPDAPRNGRPTRGPDGRFRPTRPPEERLDADPDAAGASGLDDPLDPVEGPGPVAGPDDEPPPAEPLPEDRFLNRELSWLDFNARVLALAEDLRTPLLERAKFLAIFAGNLDEFYMVRVAGLKRRLSAGLPVRGGDRLPLRTQLELITEKAADLVTRHAACFVDDVLPKLAEEDVRILRWSDLDDAERERLRTWFREHIFPVLTPLAVDPAHPFPYISGRSLNLAVSVRDPDGGSELFARVKVPNNVPRFVRVARDRPGVRFLPVEDLISVHLGQLFSGMQVVECHLFRVTRNAEVEVDEDRDEDLLQALERELARRRFGPPVRLEVAASISDHMLELLVRELDVDDQDVLRVRGLLDLSALWQVYGEADRPDLKDRPFVPATHPRLTEGEVPRSVFATLRDGDVLVHHPYHSFATSVQRFVEQAAGDPNVLAIKQTLYRTSGDSPIVDALVDAAAAGKQVVVLVELKARFDEVANIGWARTLERAGCHVVYGLVGLKTHCKTALVVRQEGNQIRRYCHIGTGNYHPKTARLYEDFGMLTADPEIGADLTDLFNVLTGYSRQTAFRRLLVAPQGIRSGLIERIDREIEHVRLGMPGLVQFKVNALVDEEITDALYRASRAGVHVDLLIRGMCTLRPGVPGLSENIRVRSILGRFLEHSRIFRFGNSGDAEFWMGSADLMHRNLDRRVEALVQVSDPVARAELDHVLTAAFDPEVDAFELAPDGTWRRRTGDEPLTHLQDLLLRRVGGRAD; translated from the coding sequence GTGAGCACCCCTCGCGAGCCCGCCGACCCACCGCCGCCCCTCCTCGACCCCGACGCGCCCCGCAACGGCCGCCCGACGCGCGGCCCGGACGGGCGATTCCGGCCCACCCGCCCGCCCGAGGAACGCCTCGACGCCGACCCGGACGCCGCCGGCGCCAGCGGGCTGGACGATCCCCTCGACCCGGTCGAGGGGCCCGGCCCGGTCGCCGGCCCGGACGACGAACCACCGCCCGCGGAGCCACTGCCGGAGGACCGCTTCCTCAACCGGGAGCTGTCCTGGCTCGACTTCAACGCGCGGGTGCTGGCGCTCGCCGAGGACCTCCGGACGCCGCTGCTGGAGCGGGCCAAGTTCCTGGCCATCTTCGCCGGCAACCTGGACGAGTTCTACATGGTCCGGGTGGCCGGGCTGAAGCGACGGCTCTCCGCCGGCCTGCCGGTGCGCGGCGGCGACCGGCTGCCGCTGCGCACCCAGCTCGAACTGATCACCGAGAAGGCGGCCGACCTGGTCACCCGGCACGCCGCCTGCTTCGTCGACGACGTGCTGCCCAAGCTCGCCGAGGAAGACGTGCGCATCCTGCGCTGGAGCGACCTGGACGACGCCGAGCGGGAGCGGCTGCGCACCTGGTTCCGGGAGCACATCTTCCCGGTGCTCACCCCGCTCGCGGTCGACCCGGCGCACCCCTTCCCTTACATCTCCGGCCGGTCGCTGAACCTGGCCGTCTCGGTACGCGACCCGGACGGCGGCTCGGAGTTGTTCGCCCGGGTCAAGGTGCCGAACAACGTGCCCCGGTTCGTCCGGGTCGCCCGGGACCGGCCCGGCGTCCGGTTCCTGCCCGTGGAGGACCTCATCTCGGTCCACCTCGGCCAACTCTTCTCCGGCATGCAGGTGGTCGAGTGCCACCTGTTCCGGGTCACCCGCAACGCCGAGGTGGAGGTCGACGAGGACCGCGACGAGGACCTGCTCCAGGCCCTCGAACGGGAGCTGGCCCGGCGCCGGTTCGGCCCGCCGGTGCGGCTGGAGGTGGCCGCCTCCATCTCCGACCACATGCTTGAGCTGCTCGTCCGCGAGCTGGACGTGGACGACCAGGACGTGCTGCGGGTCCGCGGCCTGCTCGACCTCTCCGCGCTCTGGCAGGTGTACGGCGAGGCCGACCGCCCCGACCTGAAGGACCGGCCGTTCGTGCCGGCCACCCACCCCCGCCTCACCGAGGGCGAGGTGCCACGCAGCGTCTTCGCCACCCTGCGCGACGGCGACGTGCTCGTGCACCACCCCTACCACTCGTTCGCGACGAGCGTGCAACGCTTCGTCGAGCAGGCCGCGGGCGACCCGAACGTGCTCGCCATCAAGCAGACGCTCTACCGCACCAGCGGCGACTCCCCGATCGTGGACGCGCTCGTCGACGCCGCCGCCGCCGGCAAGCAGGTGGTGGTGCTCGTCGAGTTGAAGGCACGCTTCGACGAGGTCGCCAACATCGGATGGGCGCGCACACTGGAGCGGGCCGGCTGCCACGTGGTCTACGGCCTGGTGGGTCTGAAGACGCACTGCAAGACCGCGCTCGTGGTGCGGCAGGAGGGCAACCAGATCCGGCGCTACTGCCACATCGGCACCGGCAACTACCACCCGAAGACGGCCCGGCTCTACGAGGACTTCGGGATGCTCACCGCCGACCCGGAGATCGGGGCCGACCTGACCGACCTGTTCAACGTGCTCACCGGCTACAGCCGGCAGACCGCCTTCCGGCGACTGCTGGTCGCGCCGCAGGGCATCCGCAGCGGCCTGATCGAACGGATCGACCGGGAGATCGAACACGTCCGGCTGGGCATGCCGGGTCTGGTGCAGTTCAAGGTGAACGCGCTCGTCGACGAGGAGATCACCGACGCGCTCTACCGGGCGTCCCGGGCCGGGGTGCACGTGGACCTGCTGATCCGGGGCATGTGCACGCTCCGTCCGGGCGTGCCGGGGCTGTCGGAGAACATCCGGGTCCGTTCCATCCTCGGACGGTTCCTGGAACACTCGCGCATCTTCCGATTCGGCAACAGCGGCGACGCGGAGTTCTGGATGGGCTCGGCCGACCTGATGCACCGCAACCTGGACCGCCGGGTGGAGGCGCTGGTGCAGGTGAGCGACCCGGTGGCCCGGGCCGAACTGGACCACGTGCTCACCGCCGCGTTCGACCCGGAGGTGGACGCGTTCGAACTGGCCCCGGACGGCACCTGGCGCCGACGTACCGGCGACGAGCCGCTCACCCACCTCCAGGACCTGCTGCTGCGCCGCGTCGGCGGCCGGGCGGACTGA
- a CDS encoding putative protein N(5)-glutamine methyltransferase, with amino-acid sequence MASTVFTPDRPALVRRLRAAGCVFAEDEADLLIAAADSARALTFLVDRRVAGLPLEHLLGWAEFCGRRVVVHPGVFVPRGRTALLVDAAVAVAGPAPAVLDLCCGSGAAALVLHERLAPRWLAAADIDPVAVACARRNLDPLGVPVYQGDLFDAVPADRRGRLDLVVANAPYVPSGAVATLPAEARLHEAPVALDGGADGLAVLRRVAAGAAEWLAPGGHLAVEVSVEQAPTLCAVLRVAGLDPTVVRDEEREATAVTARRPG; translated from the coding sequence ATGGCATCCACCGTGTTCACTCCCGACCGTCCCGCCCTCGTCCGCCGGCTGCGCGCCGCCGGTTGCGTCTTCGCCGAGGACGAGGCGGACCTGCTGATCGCCGCCGCCGACTCGGCGCGGGCACTGACCTTCCTCGTCGACCGCCGCGTCGCCGGCCTGCCGTTGGAGCACCTGCTCGGGTGGGCCGAGTTCTGCGGGCGGCGGGTCGTCGTCCACCCCGGCGTCTTCGTCCCGCGCGGGCGTACCGCGCTGCTCGTCGACGCGGCGGTGGCGGTCGCCGGGCCGGCGCCGGCGGTGCTCGACCTGTGCTGCGGCTCCGGCGCCGCCGCGCTGGTGCTGCACGAGCGGCTGGCGCCCCGCTGGCTGGCCGCCGCCGACATCGACCCGGTGGCGGTGGCCTGCGCCCGGCGCAACCTCGACCCGCTGGGCGTGCCGGTCTACCAGGGCGACCTGTTCGACGCGGTGCCCGCCGACCGGCGGGGCCGGCTGGACCTGGTGGTGGCGAACGCCCCGTACGTGCCGAGCGGCGCGGTGGCGACGCTGCCGGCCGAGGCGCGGCTGCACGAGGCCCCGGTGGCGCTCGACGGCGGCGCGGACGGGCTGGCGGTGCTGCGTCGGGTGGCCGCCGGCGCGGCCGAGTGGCTGGCCCCGGGCGGGCACCTGGCGGTCGAGGTGAGCGTCGAGCAGGCCCCGACGCTCTGCGCGGTGCTCCGCGTCGCCGGGCTCGATCCGACAGTGGTGCGCGACGAGGAGCGGGAGGCCACCGCCGTGACCGCGCGCCGTCCCGGCTGA
- a CDS encoding NUDIX hydrolase, giving the protein MSDDEPVRIRAAGGVVWRPGPTGVEICLVHRPRYGDWSLPKGKLDAGEHPLVAAVREVAEETDVRAVPQVRLPTVRYRSEGRAKAVDWWSMRAVGSGGFQPDTEVDEVAWFPVDAAARRVSYPHDAEVIGAFAALPPVTATVLLVRHAHAGRRGTWSGPDDGRPLDAEGWAQARALVPLVALVRPARLLSASARRCVQTLDPAAARLDLPIEVCGDLDEPKPGQQAAECALAAAARLAALADAAESVAVCSQGKVIPGALERLTGRADDFTTAKGGGWLLAFTGDRLLTPDRL; this is encoded by the coding sequence ATGAGCGATGACGAGCCGGTGCGGATCCGGGCGGCGGGCGGGGTCGTCTGGCGCCCGGGTCCCACCGGCGTCGAGATCTGCCTGGTGCACCGGCCCCGGTACGGCGACTGGTCGCTGCCGAAGGGCAAGTTGGACGCCGGCGAGCACCCGCTTGTGGCCGCCGTGCGGGAGGTGGCCGAGGAGACCGACGTCCGGGCGGTGCCGCAGGTGCGGCTGCCCACGGTCCGCTACCGCAGCGAGGGCCGCGCCAAGGCGGTCGACTGGTGGTCGATGCGGGCCGTCGGCAGCGGTGGCTTCCAGCCCGACACCGAGGTGGACGAGGTGGCCTGGTTCCCGGTCGACGCCGCGGCCCGCCGGGTCAGCTACCCGCACGACGCCGAGGTGATCGGCGCGTTCGCGGCGCTGCCGCCGGTCACCGCGACGGTGCTGCTGGTCCGGCACGCGCACGCCGGCAGGCGGGGCACCTGGTCCGGTCCGGACGACGGCCGGCCGCTCGATGCCGAGGGCTGGGCGCAGGCCCGGGCCCTGGTCCCGCTGGTGGCCCTGGTCCGCCCGGCGCGCCTGCTCTCCGCGTCGGCCCGCCGGTGCGTGCAGACGCTGGATCCGGCGGCGGCCCGGCTGGACCTGCCGATCGAGGTCTGCGGCGACCTGGACGAGCCGAAGCCGGGCCAGCAGGCCGCGGAGTGCGCGCTTGCCGCCGCCGCGCGGCTGGCCGCGTTGGCCGACGCCGCCGAGTCGGTGGCGGTGTGCAGCCAGGGCAAGGTGATTCCGGGCGCGCTGGAACGGCTCACCGGCCGCGCCGACGACTTCACCACCGCCAAGGGCGGCGGCTGGCTGCTCGCGTTCACCGGCGACCGCCTCCTCACCCCCGACCGGTTGTAA
- a CDS encoding endonuclease/exonuclease/phosphatase family protein, giving the protein MRHRHLSTLTLALGVAVLLDVLRVWLPSVITLFGRAAETPAEMLGAFALGWFVLALAAPTLVRRLGARPVGLAAAGVLAAARLALTAGPGGAAQLWLACVGLLAGLVWLAATAALVDRPVPGLALGLAGQATGHALLGTEDLIWRGGTSGWTLSCLLVLSFLAATALGSWQRPGTSASSGSDPAPPPSTDGRRAWLLCGPALLLANQIALAPAVWAAASGTGSSGFPGLSHAPGGAAPLGAFAVALFLLAALYRPPARLARVLWPVAVFAGAVLFAAGRLVPAYLLTAAGLGGCLALTDAAGAGDQVTGARAAQRRGRAAAVGMVVFAVATVVYYAAYDLGYPNGWVPIVTAVLVVLVALAGPPWSPVALSEPARRWSTFALVLLTAFGPLFHRPPPPAPRPVSPPAVIRVAAYNIRMGFGLDGRLDLDAVARVLRGADVVLLSEVDRGWWLNGGHDTLALLAALLRMPYVFAPAADPLWGDAVLSRFPARSARSRALAGHGAPTGAQALGVTLDLGGRELAVVATHLQPPPGRDPVEQAREVAAFARGYAAGRPLVLGGDLNTEPDDAAFAEFTRAGLADALAAARPLWTSPADEPRTQIDHVFVSPGLTTGEAGAPRTEASDHLPVRVTVALPGPPAR; this is encoded by the coding sequence GTGCGGCACCGTCACCTCTCCACCCTCACGCTCGCCCTGGGCGTCGCGGTTCTGCTGGACGTGCTGCGGGTCTGGCTCCCGTCGGTCATCACCCTCTTCGGCCGGGCCGCCGAAACTCCCGCCGAGATGTTGGGCGCCTTCGCGCTCGGCTGGTTCGTGCTCGCCCTGGCCGCGCCCACCCTCGTACGCCGGCTCGGCGCCCGCCCGGTCGGCCTCGCCGCGGCCGGCGTGCTCGCCGCCGCCCGGCTGGCGCTGACCGCCGGACCGGGCGGCGCGGCGCAGCTCTGGCTCGCGTGTGTCGGGCTGCTCGCCGGCCTGGTCTGGCTCGCCGCCACCGCGGCGCTTGTGGACCGGCCGGTTCCCGGGCTGGCGCTCGGCCTGGCCGGACAGGCAACCGGGCACGCCCTGCTCGGCACCGAGGATCTGATCTGGCGCGGCGGGACGAGCGGCTGGACCCTGAGCTGCCTGCTGGTGCTGTCGTTCCTGGCCGCCACCGCGCTGGGGTCGTGGCAACGGCCCGGGACATCGGCGTCGTCCGGGTCCGACCCGGCACCGCCGCCGTCGACGGACGGGCGTCGGGCGTGGTTGCTGTGCGGTCCGGCGCTGTTGCTGGCCAACCAGATCGCGCTCGCCCCGGCGGTATGGGCCGCCGCCTCGGGCACCGGCTCGTCCGGCTTTCCCGGCCTGTCCCACGCGCCTGGCGGCGCCGCGCCGCTCGGCGCGTTCGCAGTCGCGCTGTTCCTGCTGGCCGCCCTGTACCGGCCACCTGCCCGGCTGGCGCGGGTGCTCTGGCCGGTCGCCGTGTTCGCCGGGGCGGTGCTGTTCGCGGCCGGGCGGCTCGTGCCGGCGTACCTGCTCACCGCCGCCGGACTCGGGGGCTGCCTGGCGCTCACCGACGCGGCCGGGGCCGGCGACCAGGTCACGGGAGCGCGGGCGGCGCAGCGGCGCGGTCGCGCGGCGGCCGTCGGGATGGTGGTCTTCGCGGTGGCCACGGTGGTCTACTACGCCGCCTACGACCTGGGGTACCCCAACGGGTGGGTACCGATCGTCACGGCGGTCCTCGTCGTTCTGGTGGCGCTGGCCGGGCCGCCCTGGTCGCCGGTGGCGCTGTCCGAGCCGGCCCGGCGGTGGAGCACCTTCGCGCTGGTGCTGCTGACCGCGTTCGGGCCGCTGTTCCATCGCCCGCCGCCACCCGCGCCGCGACCGGTGAGCCCACCGGCCGTGATCCGGGTGGCCGCGTACAACATCCGGATGGGTTTCGGCCTGGACGGCCGGTTGGACCTCGACGCGGTGGCCCGGGTGCTGCGCGGGGCGGACGTGGTGCTGCTCAGCGAGGTCGACCGGGGCTGGTGGCTCAACGGCGGCCACGACACGCTGGCGCTGTTGGCGGCCCTGCTGCGGATGCCGTACGTCTTCGCGCCCGCCGCCGACCCGCTCTGGGGCGACGCGGTGCTCAGCCGCTTTCCGGCGCGCTCCGCCCGGAGCCGCGCGCTGGCCGGGCACGGCGCACCGACCGGCGCGCAGGCCCTCGGCGTCACGCTCGACCTCGGCGGTCGCGAGCTGGCCGTGGTCGCCACCCACCTGCAACCGCCACCCGGTCGGGACCCGGTGGAGCAGGCCCGGGAGGTGGCCGCGTTCGCCCGCGGGTACGCGGCCGGCCGGCCGCTGGTGCTCGGCGGCGACCTGAACACCGAGCCGGACGATGCGGCGTTCGCCGAGTTCACCCGCGCCGGCCTGGCGGACGCGCTGGCCGCGGCCCGGCCGCTGTGGACCAGCCCGGCGGACGAGCCGCGCACCCAGATCGACCACGTCTTCGTCTCGCCGGGCCTGACGACCGGCGAGGCGGGCGCCCCGCGCACCGAGGCCAGCGACCACCTCCCGGTCCGGGTCACGGTGGCGCTGCCCGGCCCGCCTGCGCGTTAG
- a CDS encoding ROK family protein, whose amino-acid sequence MGSAEVPVVVGLDNGGTSNNATVLTVDGRFLVDGLLEIPSEVGAGPEAAIEALARAFDGVLAHTGVPRELVRAVGLDTPGPASATGVISSRGSTNFAQPAWRGYDVRGALERRLGLPVVYANDGNAAALYAHHVHFGADAKARSSVSAIVGTGLGGGVVESGRVVGGAAGMAGEFGHVHIPLDGLLEPGQPVPVCACGFAGDAESVASLTAIRRNLLSYWLARYPDHPLAAEDPARAAKLLRDHGERGDPLARQVFGQQARALGRLFTIAANFTDPHAYFVGGGVVEAAPEFRDWFLATVAEHTVLRDEQRALATFALVPDRDMAGARGVAIAALDRMKGGAPA is encoded by the coding sequence GTGGGCAGCGCAGAGGTGCCGGTGGTGGTGGGGCTGGACAACGGCGGCACGAGCAACAACGCCACCGTGCTGACGGTCGACGGCCGGTTCCTGGTGGACGGGCTGCTGGAGATCCCGAGCGAGGTCGGCGCCGGCCCGGAGGCGGCGATCGAGGCCCTCGCGCGGGCGTTCGACGGCGTGCTCGCACACACCGGGGTGCCCCGGGAGCTGGTGCGCGCGGTCGGCCTGGACACGCCCGGCCCGGCGAGCGCCACCGGGGTGATCTCCTCGCGCGGGTCGACGAACTTCGCCCAGCCGGCCTGGCGGGGCTACGACGTGCGCGGCGCGTTGGAGCGGCGGCTCGGCCTGCCGGTGGTGTACGCCAACGACGGCAACGCCGCCGCCCTCTACGCCCACCACGTGCACTTCGGCGCGGACGCGAAGGCACGCTCGTCGGTGTCCGCGATCGTCGGCACCGGCCTGGGTGGGGGCGTGGTGGAGAGCGGTCGGGTGGTCGGCGGCGCGGCCGGCATGGCGGGGGAGTTCGGGCACGTGCACATCCCGCTGGACGGGCTGCTCGAACCGGGGCAGCCGGTGCCGGTCTGTGCCTGCGGCTTCGCCGGTGACGCGGAGAGCGTCGCCTCGCTCACCGCCATCCGGCGCAACCTGTTGTCCTACTGGCTGGCCCGGTATCCCGACCATCCGCTGGCCGCGGAGGACCCCGCACGGGCCGCGAAGCTGCTGCGCGACCACGGCGAGCGGGGCGACCCGCTGGCCCGCCAGGTGTTCGGCCAGCAGGCCCGGGCGCTGGGGCGGTTGTTCACCATCGCGGCCAACTTCACCGACCCGCACGCGTACTTCGTCGGCGGGGGCGTGGTGGAGGCGGCGCCGGAGTTCCGCGACTGGTTCCTCGCCACCGTCGCGGAGCACACCGTGCTCCGCGACGAGCAGCGCGCGCTCGCCACCTTCGCCCTGGTCCCCGACCGCGACATGGCCGGCGCCCGTGGCGTCGCCATCGCCGCCCTCGACCGGATGAAAGGCGGGGCCCCCGCTTAA
- a CDS encoding NAD(P)H-dependent glycerol-3-phosphate dehydrogenase: MSGHVAVLGAGSWGTAFAKILADAGRDVTVLARRAAVAEAIRTGRHNPEYLPDVRLPERVTATGDAAEAIEGAEVVVLSVPSQTLRGNLAEWTPHLAPDATLVSLMKGIELGTTKRMSQVIVETAGVPADRVVVVSGPNLAPEIAAEQPAATVVAGTDSRRTALVQASIRTPYLRPYTNDDVIGCELGGAVKNVIALSYGIATAMGFGDNTRAMLMTRGLAETARLGVALGADPITFAGLAGMGDLVASCSSPLARNRTFGEHLGRGETLEQAQAATRQTAEGVKSCLAIRDLARAHGVEMPITEQIERICHEGMDPRLAVDALMSRTAKPESYE; the protein is encoded by the coding sequence ATGAGCGGGCACGTCGCGGTGCTCGGCGCGGGGTCCTGGGGGACCGCGTTCGCCAAGATCCTCGCCGACGCCGGGCGGGACGTGACCGTGCTGGCCCGCCGCGCCGCGGTGGCGGAGGCGATCCGGACCGGGCGGCACAACCCGGAGTACCTGCCGGACGTGCGCCTGCCCGAGCGGGTCACCGCCACCGGCGACGCCGCCGAGGCGATCGAGGGCGCCGAGGTGGTGGTGCTCTCGGTGCCGTCGCAGACGCTGCGCGGCAACCTCGCCGAGTGGACGCCCCACCTGGCGCCCGACGCCACGCTCGTGTCCCTGATGAAGGGCATCGAGCTGGGCACCACCAAGCGGATGAGTCAGGTGATCGTGGAGACGGCCGGGGTGCCGGCCGACCGCGTGGTCGTCGTCTCCGGACCGAACCTGGCCCCGGAGATCGCCGCCGAGCAGCCGGCCGCCACCGTGGTCGCCGGCACCGACAGCCGGCGTACGGCGCTGGTCCAGGCGTCGATCCGGACGCCCTACCTCCGCCCGTACACCAACGACGACGTGATCGGCTGCGAGCTGGGCGGGGCGGTGAAGAACGTGATCGCGCTGTCGTACGGCATCGCCACCGCGATGGGCTTCGGCGACAACACCCGGGCCATGCTGATGACCCGCGGCCTGGCCGAGACCGCCCGCCTGGGCGTGGCGCTCGGCGCCGACCCGATCACCTTCGCCGGGCTGGCCGGCATGGGCGACCTGGTCGCCTCCTGCTCCTCGCCGCTGGCCCGCAACCGCACCTTCGGCGAGCACCTGGGCCGGGGCGAGACGCTGGAGCAGGCTCAGGCGGCCACCAGGCAGACCGCCGAGGGCGTGAAGAGCTGCCTGGCCATCCGGGACCTGGCCCGGGCGCACGGGGTGGAGATGCCGATCACCGAGCAGATCGAGCGGATCTGCCACGAGGGGATGGACCCGCGCCTGGCCGTGGACGCGCTGATGAGCCGCACCGCCAAGCCGGAGTCGTACGAGTGA
- a CDS encoding DUF397 domain-containing protein, giving the protein MNDTNRPHPPAPAGWRKSSHSGDEGACVEMAPWPGSVAVRDSKDPAGPVLVFPPTAWTAFTAAPPRP; this is encoded by the coding sequence ATGAACGACACCAACCGCCCTCACCCCCCGGCGCCGGCCGGCTGGCGCAAGAGCAGCCACAGCGGCGACGAGGGCGCCTGCGTCGAGATGGCGCCGTGGCCCGGATCGGTCGCGGTTCGCGACTCCAAGGACCCGGCCGGCCCGGTGCTGGTGTTCCCACCAACCGCCTGGACCGCCTTCACCGCCGCGCCCCCACGCCCCTGA